In Xiphophorus couchianus chromosome 24, X_couchianus-1.0, whole genome shotgun sequence, a single genomic region encodes these proteins:
- the eno3 gene encoding beta-enolase encodes MSITKIHAREILDSRGNPTVEVDLWTAKGLFRAAVPSGASTGVHEALELRDGDKSRYLGKGTQKAVDHVNKEIAPQLIEKKFSVVEQEKIDKFMLELDGTENKSKFGANAILGVSLAVCKAGAAEKGVPLYRHIADLAGHKDVILPVPAFNVINGGSHAGNKLAMQEFMILPVGASNFHEAMRIGAEVYHNLKNVIKAKYGKDATNVGDEGGFAPNILENNEALELLKTAIEKAGYPDKIIIGMDVAASEFFRNGKYDLDFKSPNDPSRHISGEQLGDLYRSFIKGYPVQSIEDPFDQDDWEQWAKFTASVDIQIVGDDLTVTNPKRIQQAVEKKACNCLLLKVNQIGSVTESIQACKLAQSSGWGVMVSHRSGETEDTFISDLVVGLCTGQIKTGAPCRSERLAKYNQLMRIEEELGDKAKFAGKDFRHPKIN; translated from the exons ATGTCCATCACCAAGATCCACGCCCGTGAGATTCTGGACTCCAGAGGGAACCCGACCGTGGAGGTGGACCTGTGGACGGCTAAAG GTCTCTTCAGGGCCGCCGTCCCCAGCGGTGCGTCCACCGGAGTCCACGAGGCCCTGGAGCTCCGCGACGGAGACAAGAGCCGCTACCTGGGCAAAG GGACACAGAAGGCTGTGGACCACGTCAACAAAGAGATCGCCCCCCAGCTGATTGAGAAG AAGTTCAGCGTTGTCGAGCAGGAGAAGATCGACAAGTTCATGCTGGAGTTGGATGGCACAGAGAACAAAT CTAAGTTTGGAGCTAACGCCATCCTGGGCGTGTCGCTGGCCGTCTGTAAGGCCGGAGCGGCGGAGAAGGGAGTCCCCCTCTACCGCCACATTGCTGACCTCGCCGGACACAAGGACGTCATCCTTCCTGTTCCT GCCTTTAACGTGATCAACGGTGGAAGTCATGCTGGGAACAAGCTGGCCATGCAGGAGTTCATGATTCTACCTGTAGGAGCTTCAAACTTCCATGAGGCCATGAGGATTGGAGCTGAG GTCTACCACAACCTGAAGAACGTCATCAAAGCCAAATACGGCAAAGATGCCACCAACGTAGGAGATGAGGGAGGCTTCGCCCCCAACATCTTGGAGAACAACGAGG CCCTGGAGCTGCTGAAGACGGCCATCGAAAAGGCCGGCTATCCCGATAAGATCATTATCGGCATGGATGTGGCCGCCTCCGAGTTCTTCCGCAATGGAAAGTACGACCTGGACTTCAAGTCCCCCAACGACCCGTCCAGACACATCAGTGGAGAGCAGCTGGGAGACCTGTACCGCAGCTTCATCAAGGGCTACCCAG TTCAGTCCATTGAGGATCCATTTGACCAGGATGACTGGGAACAATGGGCTAAGTTCACTGCCTCTGTGGACATCCAG ATTGTAGGAGATGATCTGACGGTGACCAATCCAAAGAGGATCCAGCAGGCGGTGGAGAAGAAGGCCTGCAACTGTCTTCTGCTCAAAGTCAACCAGATCGGCTCCGTCACCGAGTCCATCCAGGC GTGTAAGCTGGCTCAGAGCAGTGGCTGGGGTGTGATGGTCAGCCATCGTTCTGGAGAGACGGAGGACACCTTCATCTCTGACTTGGTGGTTGGACTCTGCACTGGACAG ATTAAGActggcgccccctgcaggtcaGAGCGTCTGGCCAAGTACAATCAGCTGATGAG GATCGAGGAGGAACTGGGAGACAAAGCCAAGTTCGCTGGGAAGGACTTCCGCCACCCAAAGATCAACTGA
- the LOC114140658 gene encoding C-type natriuretic peptide 2-like, producing MAAASSAPVGLLLLLLVSVETRPSPQHEQRVFLSLFGSRLASLMEATPPPDDITEGSASSPTSPPLLLALSRHGNVSGLAGRQEVVPRLFLDFLRWRAKTRRRSHKATAGGRGCFGMKLDRIGSISGLGC from the exons ATGGCCGCCGCCTCCTCCGCTCCGGTGGgcctcctgctcctgctcctgGTTTCCGTGGAAACGAGGCCTTCACCTCAGCACGAGCAGCGG gtgtttctctctctgttcgGTTCTCGCCTCGCCTCCCTCATGGAGGCCACGCCCCCgcctgatgacatcacagagggCTCCGCCTCCTCGCCAACCTCCCCGCCTCTGCTGCTGGCCCTGAGTCGCCACGGTAACGTGAGCGGATTGGCtggcagacaggaagtggtgccCCGGCTCTTCCTGGACTTCCTGCGGTGGCGGGCGAAGACGAGGAGGCGGAGCCACAAGGCCACGGCGGGAGGAAGAGGATGCTTCGGGATGAAGCTGGACCGCATCGGCTCCATCAGCGGCCTGGGCTGCTAG
- the LOC114140663 gene encoding stress-associated endoplasmic reticulum protein 1 — MSAVQRMKVANERHSKTITQRGHVQKTSRPVNEDKSPVGPWLLALFVFVVCGSAIFQIIQSIRQGM; from the exons ATGTCTGCAGTTCAGCGGATGAAGGTGGCCAACGAGCGGCACAGCAAGACGATCACACAGCGGGGACACGTCCAGAAAACCTCG AGGCCGGTGAACGAGGACAAGTCTCCGGTGGGTCCCTGGCTGCTGGCGCTCTTCGTCTTTGTGGTTTGTGGATCAG CCATCTTCCAGATCATCCAGAGCATCCGACAGGGCAtgtga